A region of Candidatus Poribacteria bacterium DNA encodes the following proteins:
- the dnaN gene encoding DNA polymerase III subunit beta yields the protein MELTFEKDDLLYSLQVLQGVASGRTTLPILSNVLIQAADGKIECVATDLEVGIKMKVEGVIQEDGAITVSAKKLADIVKELPVDKTIHLATTANDRVEITCGDGVYKIIGLPDEEFPQLPSVDGHSLTIEGETLRAVLRRTEFAAATEDVRYFLNGLCFNFLPDRTEVVATDAIRLALACCEPFQTPENVESFIVPLKAVKEIERTFAESDEVQVSIFENQILFADENATLTTRLVEGDYPPYQKLIPDSTVDKAVVPKEQILHAARRVALLSNPKTFAVCLEIDTEQIQISARTPELGEAHETLPVESSTGRVRLGIDARLLIETLAHIETESIAIEFTGAVAPVAFKPTNEERHICLINPMRLES from the coding sequence ATGGAATTAACTTTTGAAAAAGATGACCTCCTGTATTCCCTACAAGTCTTACAAGGTGTCGCGAGCGGACGTACGACTTTACCCATTCTTTCAAATGTCCTCATCCAAGCCGCAGATGGGAAAATTGAGTGTGTCGCCACGGATTTAGAAGTCGGGATTAAGATGAAGGTGGAAGGTGTCATTCAAGAAGACGGCGCAATCACTGTCTCCGCTAAGAAGCTGGCAGACATCGTCAAGGAATTGCCCGTAGATAAAACAATACACCTCGCAACGACAGCAAACGACCGCGTCGAGATTACGTGCGGCGATGGCGTTTACAAGATTATCGGACTCCCGGACGAAGAATTTCCCCAATTGCCTTCTGTTGATGGACATTCACTAACAATCGAGGGAGAAACGCTGCGCGCTGTCCTCCGCAGAACCGAATTCGCGGCTGCGACAGAGGATGTGCGCTACTTCCTAAATGGTCTGTGTTTTAATTTTCTTCCTGACCGAACAGAAGTCGTCGCCACTGATGCGATAAGACTCGCACTCGCTTGCTGTGAACCGTTTCAGACACCGGAGAATGTAGAGAGCTTCATCGTTCCACTCAAAGCCGTTAAAGAGATTGAACGCACTTTTGCTGAATCCGATGAAGTGCAGGTCTCAATTTTTGAAAATCAGATTCTCTTCGCCGATGAGAACGCTACCTTAACGACACGGCTTGTAGAAGGGGATTACCCGCCATATCAGAAGCTCATCCCTGATTCGACAGTGGACAAGGCGGTTGTTCCTAAAGAACAGATTCTGCACGCGGCACGCCGAGTCGCATTGTTATCAAATCCAAAGACCTTTGCCGTCTGTTTGGAGATTGATACTGAACAGATTCAGATTTCAGCGAGGACCCCAGAATTAGGAGAGGCACACGAGACGCTTCCTGTAGAGTCGAGCACTGGACGCGTCCGGTTGGGGATTGATGCCCGCTTACTGATAGAGACACTGGCACACATCGAAACGGAATCAATCGCGATAGAGTTTACAGGCGCAGTAGCTCCTGTAGCCTTTAAACCGACCAATGAAGAAAGACATATTTGTCTGATAAATCCGATGCGTTTGGAATCTTAA
- a CDS encoding tetratricopeptide repeat protein codes for MGWPSYYEDTIEARGESKSSNEEAIHKFLDRAETAAKKVLSLSENNDPDSQKLLEAIKHYRSDRNFLDNSEWNLEFIFTAAHSTHYKLGKVNFEEGKLEEAKSAAEETLRLRDEYPPARKLLADIKMRYYNNGKIYFNPEEYTQAIFKFQKQIDSNCELAKELLQKIKQKHKEHGDDYRKKNAFTKALKSYQQAIRIDDKYKEAHHNLGILYRKMKKYDDAITAYQKAIAIDERSHVTYSDFSFVYREIGETATAVDLLKRAIAIKPDYQRSYYNLADTYFEMENLQDASETVLEALRLDDNDQNTLKLQKNIVHAYLKQGRDYFRQGNLTAAETSAKEALTLDPNYQPAQELLTEIKDARNWLKVGEAKVRGLVRWIVNRVGL; via the coding sequence ATGGGTTGGCCATCATATTATGAGGATACTATAGAAGCGAGAGGTGAATCTAAAAGTTCCAACGAAGAAGCAATTCATAAATTCTTGGATAGAGCGGAAACTGCAGCCAAAAAAGTTCTAAGTCTTTCGGAAAATAATGATCCTGATTCGCAAAAACTTTTGGAGGCTATAAAGCATTATCGGTCTGATCGCAATTTCTTGGACAATAGTGAATGGAATTTAGAATTCATTTTTACTGCGGCACACTCGACACACTATAAACTCGGCAAGGTAAACTTTGAAGAAGGCAAGCTGGAGGAAGCGAAAAGCGCAGCAGAAGAAACCTTAAGACTCAGGGATGAATATCCACCTGCCCGGAAACTTTTGGCGGATATAAAGATGAGATATTACAACAATGGCAAGATTTACTTTAACCCTGAGGAATACACTCAAGCAATTTTTAAATTTCAAAAACAGATTGATTCAAACTGTGAACTTGCAAAGGAACTATTACAAAAGATAAAACAGAAACACAAAGAGCACGGCGATGACTATCGGAAGAAAAACGCGTTCACCAAAGCACTAAAATCCTACCAACAAGCAATACGCATTGACGATAAATACAAGGAAGCTCATCACAATCTCGGCATCCTTTATCGGAAGATGAAAAAATACGACGACGCGATAACAGCTTATCAGAAAGCAATAGCCATTGATGAAAGATCTCATGTAACCTATAGCGATTTCAGTTTCGTTTACCGCGAAATTGGTGAGACCGCTACAGCAGTAGACTTACTAAAGCGTGCAATCGCAATCAAACCAGATTATCAAAGATCATACTACAACCTTGCTGACACTTACTTTGAAATGGAAAATCTACAAGACGCAAGTGAAACAGTATTAGAGGCTTTAAGGCTTGATGATAATGATCAGAACACTCTAAAACTGCAAAAGAATATAGTGCACGCCTATTTAAAGCAGGGACGTGATTACTTCAGACAAGGCAATCTTACTGCAGCAGAAACCTCGGCAAAAGAGGCATTAACGCTCGATCCTAACTACCAACCTGCTCAAGAACTTCTGACAGAAATAAAAGATGCCCGTAATTGGTTGAAAGTAGGAGAGGCAAAGGTGCGAGGATTGGTCCGTTGGATAGTAAACCGTGTCGGGCTCTAA
- a CDS encoding NAD(P)/FAD-dependent oxidoreductase: MNTHHTYDTIVIGGGPAGSTVATLVAEQGYRVLLLEREAEPKFKIGESLIPATYWTFKRLGMLEKLRESHFPQKYSVQFYSRSGKASSPFYFFQTNPHESAVTWQVLRSEFDEMLLDNAKEKGVEIHQGISVREVLFEGNTATGVVTQNPNGTHETLQATVIVDSTGQRSLIGRQLNLNTTEANLKMASLFTHYEDGHRDEGLDEGATLILHTEDKDSWFWSIPLPYNRTSIGVVGALDYLLQNRRDANGKLNTQKIFTEELEKCAPLKQRLEGAKQLFPIQTTKDFSYRASRIAGDNWVLVGDAFGFLDPVYSTGLFLAFKSGEMAADVIIEAFEKNDFSEAQLGSFGPAFVEGMEAFRKLVYAFYTKEFSFARFLSEYPEHQGGIVDILSGDVFRKDVTHIFPAMAEMCPLPPEVPLS, translated from the coding sequence ATGAACACACACCACACTTACGACACCATCGTTATCGGAGGCGGACCCGCCGGGAGTACTGTTGCGACACTTGTTGCCGAACAAGGATACCGCGTGCTTCTGCTTGAACGGGAAGCCGAACCGAAATTCAAAATCGGTGAGTCGTTGATTCCTGCCACATACTGGACCTTCAAACGGCTCGGTATGCTCGAAAAACTACGAGAAAGCCATTTCCCACAGAAATACAGTGTGCAGTTCTATTCACGCAGTGGCAAAGCCTCCAGTCCATTCTACTTTTTTCAAACCAATCCGCATGAAAGTGCTGTCACGTGGCAGGTCTTACGGAGCGAGTTTGACGAGATGCTCTTGGATAATGCCAAAGAGAAAGGCGTAGAAATTCATCAAGGAATCAGCGTGCGAGAGGTCCTTTTTGAGGGAAACACAGCAACCGGCGTTGTGACGCAGAATCCAAACGGCACGCATGAGACGCTTCAGGCAACCGTCATCGTCGATTCTACTGGACAGCGGTCTCTTATTGGAAGGCAGCTGAACCTGAATACGACAGAAGCAAACCTCAAAATGGCATCGCTCTTCACACACTATGAAGATGGACATAGAGACGAAGGCCTCGACGAGGGGGCGACACTCATCCTACACACCGAAGACAAAGACTCTTGGTTCTGGTCGATCCCACTTCCCTATAATCGAACGAGTATCGGGGTCGTCGGTGCGTTAGACTACCTCCTTCAAAACCGAAGAGATGCTAATGGCAAACTCAATACTCAGAAAATCTTCACCGAAGAACTTGAGAAATGCGCTCCATTGAAACAAAGACTCGAAGGTGCGAAGCAGCTTTTCCCGATCCAGACCACAAAAGATTTTTCCTACCGTGCCAGTCGTATCGCAGGCGATAATTGGGTATTAGTCGGCGATGCATTCGGATTCTTAGATCCCGTCTACTCGACCGGGCTGTTCTTGGCATTCAAATCCGGTGAGATGGCAGCAGATGTCATCATCGAAGCCTTTGAAAAAAATGATTTTTCCGAAGCACAACTCGGGAGTTTCGGGCCCGCGTTTGTGGAGGGAATGGAGGCATTTCGGAAACTTGTTTACGCTTTTTACACAAAGGAATTCAGTTTCGCGCGGTTCTTGTCAGAATACCCAGAGCATCAGGGAGGTATCGTCGATATTTTGAGTGGGGATGTGTTTAGGAAAGACGTAACGCACATTTTCCCAGCGATGGCAGAAATGTGTCCACTTCCACCTGAAGTGCCGCTCAGTTAG
- a CDS encoding TAXI family TRAP transporter solute-binding subunit produces MKSILFYLSIICVIFAVGCDNASKRDTAQGEKSDTTAKLVNDSTSKRRFVSVGTAPAGGAFFVVGSAIAEVVAGNAPEADWEVTAEATKGTQENIRRIVSGELEFALANAAISYFAVRGEGAWETEYTIRTVMTLAPNVGLFITSQSSGIRTIQDFAGKRIVVGPAGAGFEYFLKPILAAHGITYEDFTPINSHYIGAVDLLADGSAAAAFMGGAIPTPAVTQASTSQNIFFIPLDETAKQSLFEDYPFFNAITIPANTYKGQTEPFASMNVGAMHLITAENVDENMVYEFTKTLYTHRAEVVKRHGAGKAINPKNVVKDTGTPFHPGAIRFYREIGIWNE; encoded by the coding sequence ATGAAATCAATCCTGTTCTATCTATCAATCATCTGTGTGATATTTGCCGTAGGGTGCGATAACGCCTCGAAACGCGACACCGCCCAAGGCGAAAAAAGTGATACAACTGCCAAGTTGGTGAACGATAGCACCTCAAAACGCCGCTTCGTCAGCGTCGGCACAGCTCCTGCTGGAGGAGCATTTTTCGTCGTCGGTTCCGCAATCGCTGAGGTCGTCGCTGGTAACGCACCGGAAGCAGATTGGGAAGTCACTGCCGAAGCCACCAAAGGCACACAAGAGAACATCCGTCGCATTGTAAGCGGTGAACTGGAATTCGCACTCGCCAACGCTGCAATCTCTTATTTCGCTGTGCGCGGCGAGGGTGCGTGGGAAACCGAATACACCATCCGTACCGTCATGACGCTTGCTCCAAATGTTGGTTTGTTTATTACATCACAGTCTTCAGGCATCCGTACGATTCAAGACTTTGCTGGAAAACGGATTGTCGTCGGACCGGCAGGCGCAGGCTTTGAGTATTTCCTGAAACCGATACTGGCAGCACATGGTATCACCTACGAAGACTTCACACCGATCAACAGCCACTACATCGGTGCGGTAGATCTATTAGCTGACGGTTCCGCTGCTGCGGCATTCATGGGTGGAGCAATCCCAACACCAGCCGTCACGCAAGCCAGCACATCCCAAAACATCTTTTTTATTCCGCTCGACGAAACAGCGAAACAGTCTCTCTTTGAAGATTATCCCTTCTTTAATGCGATAACTATCCCTGCGAACACCTACAAAGGACAGACGGAGCCGTTCGCCAGTATGAACGTAGGCGCAATGCATCTCATCACCGCCGAGAACGTAGATGAAAATATGGTTTACGAATTTACGAAAACCTTATATACACACCGAGCAGAGGTCGTCAAACGGCACGGTGCTGGCAAAGCGATTAATCCGAAAAACGTTGTCAAAGATACAGGCACGCCTTTCCATCCGGGTGCTATCCGTTTCTACCGCGAAATCGGTATTTGGAACGAATAA